Within Wyeomyia smithii strain HCP4-BCI-WySm-NY-G18 chromosome 2, ASM2978416v1, whole genome shotgun sequence, the genomic segment ctagtctctcaagaatttgggaaaccacaattgaaaattatacgttgtataaaacgtagaacctatcagacaatcaaatgcttttcactttaccggtagttaaattctacgtgaaactcacatgaaatgcatgtctactgaataagattcacaggataaatcatctcaccagttcatgatgaacctaaaatcaatcaaaacctaaatcacgtaaaatctacatgaaaatgacagtggaaaatattcacataacttttccggtagttataacgtgaaaaatattttgagtgtgaGTCTACACGCAGAGAAAATAACTTTTGAGTTCCATAAGAACCCCTTATGATTTTGCGCCACAAGGATTCATTATAGAAGTCATAAGTTTGTCTTATGAAATGGAGGGGAAATTTTATTGTCGACTACTAACAATTTTCATAAGTCAtacttataaaatttattggtcGTATGTATGCATGTTATAAGAACAGACATATCAAAATCATAGCTTTTCAATATGAACTCCATGAAGAGATTGATATGAATATCATTAGTTGATAGTTAATTGCTGCCATGAAATTTATAATACCAGGGTATGTTAATATGTTTTgttaacaaaaacttttttactTCAGATCTTAATTATTCTTTACTCACAAATATcgtaaatatataatatatagcTTTTGAAATTCGGGAAACAAGTTCGCCTATGATTCCTCTTGCCGAATGTCGTCAGCGTTGTCCTCTTTAATGATCACAAGATTCAATAGTCGCTAGAATAAATATAGATGACATGATGTAATGGTAGAGTTTGTAGAGAGGTACTTACAGTTTTTTTGCTCCAATTTTCAACAACTGACACCAGCTGTGCAAATTTCAGCTTAGCTTCATCCAATATCTTAAAACACTTATCTGACGGTGCACTAGCAATAGGAACAAAAATTCTGGTCTGCCATTTTGCAGATTTAATAAGACATGACTATGAAATTTTTAGTATGTTGACGTTAATGAAAATCATAAGTTACGCATATGGGATGCATATATCGTTCATATGAAATTCCAAAATatacttatgaaatttataagcttGATATGTAATGCATAAGTGTCTAATGAATGAATTCAAAATTATGCATGTTCATGAGTTGTAACTTATGAAATTCTTAAGTGTTTTTCTCTCAGTGTAGGAATATGTTAATTTTTCTTTGAATGTATCGTAAATATATTTCTTCACTCGTGTTTTCAACTTGCTGAAATAATTTAGTGCCTGTATTGTTTGCTGTGAATACATGCAATGAAAGATATCTAACATTTCATACTGCCGCGAATATGGTAGAATCGCATATAAAAACGCTGGATTCAACATCTGCGGATGTTGGCACACCGGTTGCTGGGGGAGTATCCGCGACTTCCAACAACAATAATGCACCCATAGCTGAAACCGCCGTAAAGTCCAAGGCAAAAAGGGACAAGAAGGAACTCGGAAACAATAATAAACGaaacaagaaaaacaaaaaggaTACTACCAAACCCTTGACAAAGGTatactgtttaaaaaaaatacaaatacataaAAGTTTTATCAAAATAAATTACAGGTTATTATACGTCGTCTACCACCGTCAATGGACGAAGATACCTTTCGGAAACAGATAGATCCCATACCTGATCATGATGATTTTTACTTCGTGTCTGGCGATTGGTCCCTAGGCAAGAATGCGTCATCGAGGGCGTATATTAGCTTCGTTCGTGCGGAAGACATTTTCCTTTTTAAGGATAAATTTGATGGCTACATTTTCGTTGACTCCAAAGGAGTTGAGTTTCCCGCAGTTGTAGAATACGCACCGTTTCAGGAGTTGCCTAGAAATAGGTCTCGCAAAAAAGATGCCAAGGCCGGAACTATCGACGTGGATACCCATTTCTTGGCCTTCCAAGAAGCTCAAGAACAAGAGGAAAAGGAATCGGCTGGAAAAAGTAAGAGCAAACTTGAATACAGCTATCAAATCAAGgacgagaaaaaaataacttCGACTCCATTGCTTGAGTTTATTGCTCAAAAGAAACAAGAGAAACGAGAGGAAAAACGTAGAAAAATGgaggaaaagaaaaaacaacgtaAGGAGGAACGGCAGAAGAAAAGTCAAAGTGGAAAACAGATAGTGGAAGTtataaaagaagaaaaaactcGAGAGGATGATATTGTAGTTCGAACGGTTCCGTCTCGATTGGATCCAAATCAACAAACAAGGAAAGATACCAATGTGGGAAAAAGGCCAAACGATAAATTTGATACATCGAAAGAGGTAAAAGAAAAGGAGAAAAGGCAGCGTAATCGGAGGGAAAAGGATAAGGAAAAGGAAAAACCAAAACAGGAGAATGATGCTAGTGAATCGCAAGAAAAAACTCTCAATCGAAAACAAGAACGAGATAAACAACGAAGAGAAAAGGATAAAGTTAGAAGAcaggaagaaaaagaaaaaccgtCCCAAATGGAGCAACCTAAGCGCGACAAGGAATTTGTTATAAAAGATGAGAAGCAAACCGAACCATCAACATCCGCATCTTTTTCGGAAGGAACACGAAAGGAAGTGAAAAAATACAGTGAACGTCGCAAGGAAACACGCGCTCGTGCCGAAACTCGACTGGCTGAGTTGGAAGAACGTAAAGATAATGTGCAAAATGCTATCACTAGTGAACACTTCAAATCCATCCCCGTTATACCGAAAGTCGATATCAAGAAAAGCGTTCTCACACCACATGTTGCTCCTTTCATACCGAAGGAAAAATCCACTATCATTTTGGGTGAGTCATCATTTTCTCTTCCGCCTGCATTTCCACAAAAATCCGCCACTTCTACGCCTTCGGTAGAGCAACAACCCCAGCAGGAACCAGAGATGGAAACAGCTAAAAACGAACCAACAGTTTCTTCCTCTGTAGAGCCTCCGCCTGCTCCTGATAGCAGTAGTTCCACGGAGAGAAAACCCGATTTGGACGAAAAACTGAAAGAAGCACGGGAAGCTAGGAAAATTCGCAACAAGCAACGCCCCTCGATTCAAATTTATCAACCGAGAAAGCGTTTGATCACAGGAGCACCCTCAAACGATTCCAAAGAAGGTGGAGGTGGAGGTGGTGCAAAAAGTGAAGACGACAAGGCAAAAGAAAAATCAGACTCTGATAGATCGTCCGATAAAAGTTCGAAACCTAAATTTGGCAGCGAGTCGGTTGACAAGGGTAAGCGGCACAAGTTGACAAAAAAGGCTTCTGACCGAGAAAGAATTCGTGATCGACGCTGCAGGCGGAAGAATTCCACCGATGGTGAAGGGGATGCATCGGAGCGAAAAGGAGTTTCCAGGAGAAATTCCAGAGAGGAGCAACCAGCATGCACGGAAGCAGTGGTCAGCAGTGCTGCTGTGCAGATTGATGAGAAGCAGGAAACACTGGAGGACGGTTAAACTAAATTTCATACCCTCTTTGTTAAAAATAAACGTTCAACTGCAACATCGTGAATTGTCGTTGTTACTCTAAAGTAGCCGAAATTGAATTGCATTAAACCATCCATAAGAAAACctcaattcgaaaaaaaaccaAATGGTAGCCTGTTTTTACGCATGTGCAAAAAGGTACAGTATGATTCctatcaggggcgactcgtccataggtgcaaactgtgcattgcacacggggacgccaggcaaaaaatatatttcagacgcaaatttatatcaatattttattggtttttagtttactttcaaatagtaatgactagaatgacttgcgtgattgctgacatgattgtgattacttcctcaaattgcgattttcaaaatttgtagttgaacGGGCAGATTCAacgccacgagtcgcccctgattcCTATTAAAAACGCTACACAATCTCGTTTGCCCACTTTTCTTGACTACTTCCTATCGGAAGCTAGCGCATTCAAATACCGATGCTATTAAATATCAATAGAAGCTGCCGTTGATTAAAGCAACTTTGAGTTCAATATCATTGACCATTTGCTATGTACAACTAAAAAGTGGCACTTTTTGAATAATCGTTAACAACATGAGATATGTGAATTATCGCATTATCGGCAAACAGTGTAAACGTTACTAGAACtaattgaaatatttatttgttaGGAATTTGTTTTAAATGTAAATTGATCACAACTGAAAATTAATTGTTATACGAACGCGATCCAAATGACGGTAGCGCTTTACTATCTTGTCTTTCACTTATTTTTTCCATTGCAATTGTTTTTCCTAATTATTCCATTACTTATGTTGGCTCAGAAATgctcgaaaataaaataaaaacttgttTGTAAAGGAGTTATGCTTCATCGTCCGTACACCTAATAAAACACTGCAAGTTGCTATCGTACATCAGAACATACCAAAGAACAGATATGGGAGACGAGGCCGTTACTCCACGGGGATTTTTAAGGAAGATTTCGCTCATCGATCATCGAAAAACCTATGGAATACTGCAATCTTGTTTAAGGTTTAATGGAACCAAGCATAGAATCAGTATAATAACCTCGTCGATGTtctatgaattttattgttcacgGAAATAAAACCTATTTGGTAAAAGCTTGCTTCATTATGAATTAAAGTTTGGTTAAATTCTGTAGATGCTTAGTAAGATCGTAGTGATAGGTATTATAGTTTTTTCGCTAAGAAATGGGAAGATTTCAACCAGCATTTTTTGCTTTGATGCTAACCCAGTAAACACCATTATTtgttcacattttttttaaacacacTTGCATACAATGGATTAGTAATTTCATCATCATCACTTTTAGTTGTATTTCCCATTTAATGTAAACTTATATATTTGCATACGATCAAttagcgattttttttattcaaatttgccTGGTCTTTTACGTCTATCAGATTGGCGTGTACattattaaaattaataaaaaatatgtattaTTTTACAACATTCACGTCCCGCTATATATATAAGTTCTTGCTCGCTAGTAGTTATGTAGATATCTGCTTCGTAAACCAGAGTTCGGTTTCCACGTTGTAGTCACACGTTGCTTTTAATCCATTTTAGTACATAAGTTGACTTGCTCATACGCGAAACCCGAATCAAAAACGGAGCAGAACGATGCAGCAATATATGTGAAGGGATGCTAGTTCCGGATTTAGCTGCTGATCAAATCATTTTAACAGCATCCACTGCTAGACTGGCCACCA encodes:
- the LOC129725384 gene encoding regulator of nonsense transcripts 3B, which gives rise to MVESHIKTLDSTSADVGTPVAGGVSATSNNNNAPIAETAVKSKAKRDKKELGNNNKRNKKNKKDTTKPLTKVIIRRLPPSMDEDTFRKQIDPIPDHDDFYFVSGDWSLGKNASSRAYISFVRAEDIFLFKDKFDGYIFVDSKGVEFPAVVEYAPFQELPRNRSRKKDAKAGTIDVDTHFLAFQEAQEQEEKESAGKSKSKLEYSYQIKDEKKITSTPLLEFIAQKKQEKREEKRRKMEEKKKQRKEERQKKSQSGKQIVEVIKEEKTREDDIVVRTVPSRLDPNQQTRKDTNVGKRPNDKFDTSKEVKEKEKRQRNRREKDKEKEKPKQENDASESQEKTLNRKQERDKQRREKDKVRRQEEKEKPSQMEQPKRDKEFVIKDEKQTEPSTSASFSEGTRKEVKKYSERRKETRARAETRLAELEERKDNVQNAITSEHFKSIPVIPKVDIKKSVLTPHVAPFIPKEKSTIILGESSFSLPPAFPQKSATSTPSVEQQPQQEPEMETAKNEPTVSSSVEPPPAPDSSSSTERKPDLDEKLKEAREARKIRNKQRPSIQIYQPRKRLITGAPSNDSKEGGGGGGAKSEDDKAKEKSDSDRSSDKSSKPKFGSESVDKGKRHKLTKKASDRERIRDRRCRRKNSTDGEGDASERKGVSRRNSREEQPACTEAVVSSAAVQIDEKQETLEDG